In Streptococcus pneumoniae, the sequence GTCCAAGGGCAATACGGCCATAGCGACTGATTCGTGTGATTTTCCAAGCAGGCGACCAGGTAACTTCAACCTTGATATCTTTGATACCCTCGATTTGTTTCAGACCTGCCACAATTTCAATAGGCAGGCTTTCGGCGCAATCACAGGCAGTATCGGTGAAGGTCATGACAATCTTGCAGAGCCCCGTTTCATCCAGATTGATTTCATAAATCAGACCTAGATTGTAAACATCCAATTCCACATCTGTATCAAAAACTTTCTCTAGTTTTTCGATAATTTGGTCTTGCAAGGCCAAAGCACGGTCATTGATTTTGATATCGTCTCTCATAGCAGTCCCTCCATGTGATAAATATCCTCTATTTTCTCATAATTCTGACAATTTGGCAAGCTTTTGATGAATTTTCTGAAAAATATGATAAAATGAAGAAAATACGGAATCAAGGGGAAGTCTATGGAGCAGATTGGAAAAGTCTTTAGACAATTACGAGAGTCAAGAAATATCTCACTGAGACAAGCAACCGGAGGACAATTTTCGCCGTCTATGTTGTCCCGTTTTGAAACAGGTCAGAGTGAGCTTTCGGTGGAAAAGTTTCTATTTGCTCTGGAAAATATATCTGCCAGTGTGGAGGAGATCCTCTTTCTGGCGAGAGGTTTCCAGTATGATACAGATTCTGAGTTGAGAAAAGAAATTACAGATGTCTTGGAACCAAAGAATATAGCACCTCTTGAGGACTTATATCGCAGGGAGTATCAAAAGCATGCCCATTCTCACAACAAACAGAAACATATTCTAAATGCCATTATTATCAAGTCTTATATGAAGAGCATAGATGAAAGGGTAGACTTAACAGCAGAGGAAGGAAAAGTCCTTCATGATTATTTGTTTTCTACCGAGATCTGGGGAATCTATGAACTCAATTTATTTTCAGTCAGTTCTCCATTTTTATCTGTTTCTCTTTTTACTAGATATGTACGAGAAATGGTACGTAAATCTGATTTTCTAATGGAAATGTCTGGCAATCGAAACCTTTTTCATACTATACTATTGAACGGCTTTTTAGCTAGTATTGAGTGTGAAGAATTTACCAATGCCTATTATTTTAAACGTGTTATCGAAGAGCATTTCTACAAGGAAAATGAGACCTATTTCCGAATTGTTTATCTGTGGGCAGAAGGTCTCCTTGATAGCAAGCAAGGTAGAGTCAAGGAAGGCCAGAAAAAGATGGAGGATGCTGTCCGTATTTTTGAGATGCTTGGCTGTAATAAATCTGCCGAATACTATAGAAATACGACCGAATGTTGAATATCTGCAAACCAAGAAAAAATTTGAAGCGATAGAACTATTGCCCTCTCTCAGGTCATTACAAAAGTTCTATCGTTTCTTTTTGCTCATTTTATTTGTTGCATATATTCAAGAGTTCTCCCTCTCAAATTTCTAAGTGCTATACTATAGTCATACTTCATATAGAGGTTCGAACAAGAAGGGAGATTATCTATGAAACTATTGTTTAGAAATCCAGCTTATAGAATTTTGACTTTATCACGCTTCTTCAATGCTTTTGGTGCTTCGATTTTCAACCTGGTCTTTATCGTCTATGCATCGACCTTGTCACAAGCATCTTTTGCTGTTGCTATGGCGAATATTGTCATGATTCTTCCGACCCTCTTTACAGTTTTTGCAGGGATTCGGGCAGATTACACGAGGGACAAGGTCAAATGGATGGTCTATAGCGGTTTGTTTCAGGCGGTTCTATTTTTTCTAGCAGCCCTAGTTGTTCAGCAAGCTAGTCTCTTTGCCTTTTCTAGCCTGTGTTTGATCAATGTCATTAGTGATATCATCAGTGATTTTGCAGGTGGCCTGCGTATGCCTCTTATTAAGGAAAAAGTAGCTGAAGATGATCTGATGGAGGCTTATTCTTTTTCACAGTTCATCACCTATATTTCAGCTATTGGTGGTCAAGCTTTCGGAGTCTGGCTCTTAGCTCTATCGGTCAACAATTTTTCTCTCGTTGCGGGAATCAATGCCTGCTTTTTCCTAGTATCAGCCACTATCCTCTTTTTAGGAAAAAGCAAATTGAGCCTGTCAATGTCATCTGCTGATGGTGAAAACTTAAAAAATGAGAAGCTTTCTATCAAAGACCAGTTCCTAACAATTTACCGAAATTTACGTCTCGTTTTTCTTAAAAGTGGACAGAAAAACTTTGGTTTTATGCTCTTTGCTGTCTTGCTTATTAATTCCTTGGGTGGCGCTTTGGGTGGAATTTATAATATCTTCTTTTTGAGCCATTCTCTCTTGAATTTTTCTTATACAGAGGCACTATTTATCAATCAATTCTGTGTTTTAGTAGCAGTCATCATCAGTAGCCTTACGGGCAATGATTATTTTGGGAAGCAGTCCTTGCCTAGATTGATGATGTGGGCGACCGTAGGGCTTAGTCTAGTTGGTTTGGCTAATTTATTCAATCAAGTCGTGCTTGGTTTGCTATTTCTCTTCTTTACTCTGTATGTGTCTGGTAAAGTTCAACCAAAGATTAGTGCCATGCTCATGAAAAATCTAGCTCCAGAGGTTCTAGCTCGTACTAGTAATTTTTTAGGTCTATTGTTTACCTTATCCATACCTGTGGGAACAGCTTGTTTTTCACTAGTAGCCGTATGGAATATACAGTTGACTTGGATGCTATTTGTTGGTCTTTCCTTGCTAGCTATTTTTTTTGACAATTCTTAATCTCAAAAATGATATCTAAATCCTAATTTTTTTCTTACTGTTTTAATCCCTCTATTTATGGTAAAATAAGACTATTAAGTTTAAAGAGGATTCCCTATGAAATTACAAAAACCAAAAGGAACGCAGGATATTTTACCTGCTGAGTCTGCTAAGTGGCAGTACGTTGAGGGCTTTGCCCGTGAAATTTTCAAGCGCTACAACTACGCAGAAGTGCGTACGCCTATTTTCGAGCATTACGAGGTTATCAGCCGCTCTGTCGGAGATACAACAGATATTGTAACCAAGGAAATGTACGATTTCTATGACAAGGGTGACCGCCATATTACCCTCCGTCCAGAAGGAACTGCGCCCGTTGTCCGTGCCTATGTGGAAAATAAACTCTTCGCCCCAGAAGTGCAAAAGCCAAGCAAGTTCTACTACATGGGACCTATGTTCCGTTATGAGCGTCCACAGGCAGGGCGCTTGCGCCAATTCCACCAGATTGGTGTTGAGTGTTTTGGTTCTAGCAATCCAGCTACCGATGTGGAAACAATCGTTATGGCAGCCCATTTTTTGAAGGAAATCGGTATTCAAGGTGTCAAATTGCACCTCAACACTCTTGGAAATCCTGAGAGCCGTGCAGCCTACCGCCAAGCCTTGATTGACTATTTGACACCGCTCAAGGAGACCTTGTCTAAGGATAGCCAACGTCGCTTGGAGGAAAATCCTCTTCGTGTCTTGGACTCTAAGGAAAAAGAAGACAAGGTGGCAGTAGAGAATGCGCCGTCTATCTTGGACTTTCTTGATGAAGAAAGCCAAACTCATTTTGATGCTGTGAGTCAGATGTTGGAAAATCTTGGAGTAGATTACATCATCGATACCAATATGGTGCGTGGTCTGGACTACTACAACCACACCATTTTCGAGTTTATCACAGAGATTGAGGGCAATGACTTGACAGTCTGTGCGGGTGGTCGCTACGATGGTTTGGTTGCTTACTTTGGAGGCCCTGAAACTGCTGGATTTGGTTTTGGGCTTGGTGTAGAGCGCCTGCTTCTCATCCTTGAAAAACAAGGCGTGGCCCTCCCTATCGAAAATGCCCTAGATGTCTATATCGCAGTCTTGGGTGATGGAGCAAATGTCAAAGCCCTAGAACTAGTCCAAGCTCTTCGCCAACAAGGTTTCAAAGCAGAGCGTGATTACCTCAACCGTAAGCTCAAAGCTCAGTTCAAGTCAGCCGATGTCTTTGCGGCTAAGACCCTCATCACCCTAGGAGAGAGCGAAGTCGAAAGCAGACAAGTGACAGTCAAGAACAACCAAACCCGAGAAGAAGTGCAAGTGTCACTTGAGACAATCAGCCAAAACTTCTCAGAAATCTTTGAAAAACTAGGATTTTATACTCAATGAAAATCAAAGAGCAAACTAGGAAGCTAGCCGCAGGTTGCTCAAAACATGGTTTTGAGGTTGTAGATGAAACTGACGTGGTTTGAAGAGATTTTAGAAGAGTATTAATGATAGATAAAGTGGTCAGGAACTTACTCCTGACCTTTTTCTTTT encodes:
- the rgg gene encoding quorum-sensing system transcriptional regulator Rgg (Rgg, as the term is used in Streptococcus pneumoniae, is the lone quorum-sensing system transcriptional regulator related to proteins Rgg1, Rgg2, Rgg3, and Rgg4 of Streptococcus pyogenes.), whose amino-acid sequence is MEQIGKVFRQLRESRNISLRQATGGQFSPSMLSRFETGQSELSVEKFLFALENISASVEEILFLARGFQYDTDSELRKEITDVLEPKNIAPLEDLYRREYQKHAHSHNKQKHILNAIIIKSYMKSIDERVDLTAEEGKVLHDYLFSTEIWGIYELNLFSVSSPFLSVSLFTRYVREMVRKSDFLMEMSGNRNLFHTILLNGFLASIECEEFTNAYYFKRVIEEHFYKENETYFRIVYLWAEGLLDSKQGRVKEGQKKMEDAVRIFEMLGCNKSAEYYRNTTEC
- a CDS encoding metal-sulfur cluster assembly factor, producing MRDDIKINDRALALQDQIIEKLEKVFDTDVELDVYNLGLIYEINLDETGLCKIVMTFTDTACDCAESLPIEIVAGLKQIEGIKDIKVEVTWSPAWKITRISRYGRIALGLPPR
- the hisS gene encoding histidine--tRNA ligase, with the translated sequence MKLQKPKGTQDILPAESAKWQYVEGFAREIFKRYNYAEVRTPIFEHYEVISRSVGDTTDIVTKEMYDFYDKGDRHITLRPEGTAPVVRAYVENKLFAPEVQKPSKFYYMGPMFRYERPQAGRLRQFHQIGVECFGSSNPATDVETIVMAAHFLKEIGIQGVKLHLNTLGNPESRAAYRQALIDYLTPLKETLSKDSQRRLEENPLRVLDSKEKEDKVAVENAPSILDFLDEESQTHFDAVSQMLENLGVDYIIDTNMVRGLDYYNHTIFEFITEIEGNDLTVCAGGRYDGLVAYFGGPETAGFGFGLGVERLLLILEKQGVALPIENALDVYIAVLGDGANVKALELVQALRQQGFKAERDYLNRKLKAQFKSADVFAAKTLITLGESEVESRQVTVKNNQTREEVQVSLETISQNFSEIFEKLGFYTQ